A single region of the Chryseobacterium culicis genome encodes:
- a CDS encoding agmatine/peptidylarginine deiminase, which yields MKKLFTLTFVLSFILSMAQTDYHFPEESSRHEGTWLQWPHHYQHGMTYRKRVEQTWVDMTKALQSGEKVHIIAYNDEEKNRIIRLLEENKVPMKNVDFKVYPTDDVWIRDNGPIFVKDNKGNVLIEDWGFNGWGEKFDFENCDEIPQKIGADLGVKVINLNEEMVNEGGSVETDGNGVLMACKSSVISQKKGAVRNKDITQKEAEEMFETYYGVSKVIWLEGVTGLDVTDMHIDGFMKFINHNTMLTMKDDDLLELGLSEKDVNTLYTATNVNGKEYKKVYVPATKNKVKTAYGKQLEEKGSYVNYYVANTVVLVPNYGDPSDKIANKIIQDQYPDRKVIGIDVRNLYENGGMVHCVTQQQPAGNLAR from the coding sequence ATGAAAAAATTATTCACACTCACTTTTGTATTGAGTTTTATACTAAGTATGGCACAAACAGACTATCATTTTCCAGAGGAATCTTCGCGACATGAAGGAACATGGCTGCAGTGGCCGCATCACTATCAACATGGAATGACGTACCGTAAAAGGGTAGAGCAGACATGGGTAGATATGACAAAAGCCCTTCAGTCAGGCGAGAAAGTTCACATTATTGCCTATAATGATGAAGAAAAAAACAGAATTATCCGTCTTTTGGAGGAAAATAAAGTTCCGATGAAGAACGTTGATTTTAAGGTTTACCCTACCGATGATGTATGGATCAGAGATAACGGACCTATTTTCGTAAAAGATAACAAAGGAAATGTTCTTATTGAAGATTGGGGATTTAATGGATGGGGTGAGAAATTTGATTTTGAAAACTGTGATGAAATTCCACAAAAAATAGGTGCAGACCTTGGAGTAAAAGTAATCAACCTGAATGAAGAAATGGTTAACGAAGGAGGTTCTGTAGAAACTGATGGAAATGGTGTTTTAATGGCTTGCAAAAGCTCTGTAATCAGCCAGAAAAAAGGAGCTGTCAGAAACAAAGACATCACTCAGAAGGAGGCAGAAGAAATGTTTGAAACTTATTATGGAGTATCCAAAGTAATCTGGCTGGAAGGAGTGACAGGCCTGGATGTTACCGATATGCATATTGACGGATTTATGAAGTTTATTAACCATAATACGATGCTTACCATGAAAGATGATGATCTTCTTGAGCTGGGACTTTCTGAAAAAGATGTCAATACCCTTTATACTGCAACCAATGTCAACGGAAAAGAATATAAAAAAGTCTACGTACCCGCTACTAAAAATAAAGTGAAAACAGCGTACGGAAAGCAATTGGAAGAAAAAGGCTCCTATGTTAATTATTATGTCGCCAACACCGTTGTATTGGTTCCGAATTATGGAGATCCTAGTGATAAAATTGCCAATAAGATTATTCAGGATCAATATCCGGATCGAAAAGTAATAGGAATAGATGTAAGAAACCTATATGAAAACGGAGGAATGGTGCATTGTGTAACCCAGCAGCAGCCTGCCGGAAATCTGGCAAGATAA
- a CDS encoding HdeD family acid-resistance protein, which translates to MANLFQTLTNTVKHWYIPLIFGILFLICGFYVFSVPLATYVTLSVFFSVSFLFSGITEIFFSLQNSKSLQGWGWFLVSGLLTTAIGVYLIANPQISMTVLPFVIGFTLLFRSFQLLGFAFDLKSMRIMSWGNVALASVGGIIFSLLLIFNPVFTGISLVTLTGVSFIFMGIASIMLALDLRKVKKIPGKISQELRDRIKSIQEEIDQLKK; encoded by the coding sequence ATGGCCAATTTATTTCAAACCCTTACCAACACCGTAAAACATTGGTACATCCCATTAATCTTTGGAATTCTTTTCCTTATTTGTGGTTTTTATGTATTCAGTGTGCCCCTTGCAACGTATGTTACACTTTCTGTCTTTTTCAGTGTTTCATTTTTATTTTCAGGAATTACTGAAATATTTTTTTCCCTGCAAAACAGTAAATCCTTACAGGGATGGGGCTGGTTTCTTGTAAGTGGATTATTAACAACTGCAATAGGGGTTTATCTTATTGCAAACCCTCAGATTTCTATGACAGTACTTCCTTTTGTGATAGGATTTACTTTGCTGTTTCGCTCATTTCAATTATTAGGATTTGCCTTCGATCTGAAAAGCATGAGAATTATGAGTTGGGGAAATGTAGCGCTGGCCAGTGTAGGAGGAATCATTTTTTCTCTGTTGCTGATATTTAATCCGGTGTTTACAGGAATTTCGTTAGTGACCCTTACAGGCGTTTCCTTTATTTTTATGGGAATTGCTTCCATTATGCTCGCCCTGGATTTAAGGAAAGTCAAAAAGATTCCGGGAAAAATAAGCCAGGAATTAAGAGACAGAATCAAATCTATCCAGGAAGAAATTGATCA